In the Pogona vitticeps strain Pit_001003342236 chromosome 2, PviZW2.1, whole genome shotgun sequence genome, aaaagaatcaaacaaatacactAAAATTATAAAGAAAATCAACACTAAAATCAGACTCAAATCATGCATCTAACATAGTGTGTAACCTTTGACGTTTGAATAATTTGCTTTGCCCATTGATAAAGGAGCACTATGTGGTTTTGAATTGTCTGGCTTCAGCAGTATGGAAGCATGCCTAAAATTACATTCTGCTGACATGCTTCACATCCTGAATGTGAAACAACATGACCTCTTCATTATATAGTTTTATAGTGATCAACTACAAACATATTCACCGGTTTCTTGGTGGTGAATGGCTGAAATTGTGATTTCTATTTTCCATCCTAAGCCATTTCTGTGTTCCTAAACCAAAAACCTAGGGCAGTTATATACAGAAAGGGAGCACTAGGACTTTGCTAGCAGCTGGCGGTTAGCCCCAGATCTCCATGCTCATACAGGCTTTCTTAAAGAATAGTTTCCAGTTCGTTTCCCTTACAGTAAACTCATTGCTTAAAATATCTATGTCTCAATAGACATGAAGAATAATTTGTGATCTGATGTGAGCCCTGCTCAAGCGTTGTAGCTAGGATTTAACCTGAATGTGTGGAAAAGAGGCAAATGATTCTTACTGTCTCCCTTGTTGCTCATGAGAGTGTTAGTCTAAAAAGGGCAGTGTCTTCTGTGCCAGTACCCTCTCTGTGGAATTGGAAAGCCTGGTTTTCAGTGTTCTGAATTGTTTGGAGAGGCTGCAAGTGTACAAGATGCTGATCTGTTAAGACTTCCGCTCTGTATGTGAAGCAAACAACAACATGAGGCAAGACTCTCTTCACATGTTCAGGTTTAACCCTAACCTTCACGCCTGAATAGAACTATGCTGGCTGCTTCTCCTTGGGAAAACAAGATCGGATCCTCCAAAATGCACGCAGAGATCCACATACTGGACATCAGTTTTGGAACCTACGTATCATATCACTCTTCTTGTGTTTGAATCGCTAATATAGAAGTTTGGTCTGCCTTTTAAAGAATGAGCCATATTATGCAGTAAATGTAGAAACAAAGTCGGTTTTGTAGCATTTCTTATGCTGTCTGGCAGGCAAAAATGGAACTGGAGGGTGAACAGATGCAGGTCTTTTGGTGACATAATGCTGGGAGTCAGTCCACCAATCTTGTTTGCTTCCCATTGTCTCCAATAAGAGTTAGATTCCACCCCCCACTCCTAACAAGTATAATGAGTTCATTTTCCAGTGGAAGGAGCAGAGGGAAATTTGCTATTGGCACCTTAACATTTATACAGAGTTTTCAGGTGTTTGCTGTGCTTCATGTGCATCCTCTAGTTGCAGTCCTTAAAAAAACTTTGTAAGGGAAGTCAGTTTATTGAACTCCTCTTGCAATCTAGAATGGGGATTGTGGTTGAAGGGAGAAATTTGTCTAAGGCCACTCAGTGAATTTATGGCGGAGATAAGATTTGAATCAGGTGTTCTCCGAAGCACAGCTCAGACTTGAGGCACTGCACCGCATCAGCTCCAAGTATTTAAGATGGCTTAATGTGGTCCTTCCATCCCCAACAAATGGATTGTTCATTATCCGTTTAAGTATGGCTCCTAGTTTAGTGGATTCCTGCTATAACGACAAGGATCTGTAACTTATTAATTATGAATCTCATAGCAGCAGCTAAAATTATGCTATTGGAACTCTATCTTTTCCTATGGTGGAATCGATGAAAGCTTTGGAAATTGCAATATAGTCACTTGGACAGATATGGTGTATGAGAGAAATGAACAGATcagattgtgtttttttgttttttcttatgaAGTGGTATATGTTTATTACATCCTGTGCTGCAATACAATAATACTAGAGTTTCTGCATTAGGTAATCCCATTTCTTTGCTTAATTTGaggattctgaaaaaaaattaaagtataaCTTCAGTGTACAATTCAACTGATAGTATCTAGTCAGATGGTTGTCCTAGCTGTGGACTGATTCAAACCTTTTCCATAGGTTTAAACAGAACTtaattttcaattctctgttttcaCAGGTGGTTTTTTGGGAAGATCCCCAGAGCAAAGGCTGAGGAGATGTTGGGCAAACAGAGACACGATGGTGCCTTCCTCATTAGGGAGAGTGAGAGTGCCCctggagatttctctctctctgtcaagtGAGCATTAATGTTACCACTGGCTGAGAAACAGGTTTTTCACTCAAATCTCAGACAAATCAAACGTGTTTCAGTTGTTCTCCTTATTTGTATGATTGGTTTCTATCACAAAACCTAGCCCTTCCACACACATGAATCTTTTGGCCCACAGTTAGCAATGCCTTACATTTAATAAGATATAAAGATAGTCTGAATGGTTGTCAAGCAGTGATGCAGGAATACGTACTGAACAGCTTGCTTGTTGTCTTTTACTTCTGCTGTTGAGTgtttttcatctttaaaaaagttttctcaTTCATTTTAATAGGTAGGACTTTGGTACACCTATTATGAGAGCCGCAAGTGTTGAAAACAGTCAACCAAGAGATCAACTGAATTTTTATGTCAATATTTTGCACCTTTACTGCAAAACTAATGTGTGTTTATTAGCATAGATCACCATGGACACTCACTTTCTTCTAGCAGAGTACTGCCACCTGCTGTTTGAGAGTCCCTTAAATTCTTATTTGTAGATAATTGGCATATGTACTGTTAGCCATATGTATGTACAACTAAAATATTGTTGTTTCGACTTACATGCCGcctcatagtgctagagcactctcggGGGGTTGGGTTTACAACCTAATTATGAAAATAATAACTCCCACTCCCTCAGGAGCTGGATATTCAtattaccaacctcagaagactagaaggctgagtcaaccttgatccagCTACTTGAACCCTTTAGGATCAAACTGAGGTTTCGAGCAGaaacttgactgcagtactgcagtttaatcactatgCCATGGGACTTTATGCATTACCTATCATGAATCTGGCATAATAGTTTGAGGAATAAATAAATCtaacatattctctctctctctctccttagaTTTGGAAATGATGTGCAGCACTTTAAGGTGCTTCGAGATGGGGCTGGCAAGTACTTCCTCTGGGTGGTAAAGTTTAATTCTTTGAATGAGTTAGTAGACTACCACAGATCAACTTCTGTCTCTAGAAATCAACAGATATTCCTTCGAGACATTGAGCAGGTGCCTCAGGTGAGAGATCATAACATTCAGTCTACATCTTAAATGCGTTGTAATATTTTATGATAAATTGAAGAATCGTGCAAAGTTGTGTTTACTCTTTGAAGTAATACATATAGTTCTTGCACCCTTAGGAAGAGTTAACCTGGCAAAGGATGATAATTTAAGAAATGTATAACCTATGGTTTACTATGAAGCTTCCagataacacaataaaatatatacagtgtttTTCAGTATTTAAAGTAACAGAGCAGCAGACATTTGGTCAGTAACAGTAAGCAGACAAAACCAGATGTGAACACTcacataaaagtaaaataaaaacttcACCCTGTATCCTATTCCACATAGTTGCCAACAGTCAGAAGGGGTTTTTGGAAGGTTGCATTGGACTCAGATTGATAAATTTCCATGCACAAGCTTCCATTTGcttgtgttcatgctgaaaaccGCTCAGTATATTGGAATACTTCAGTGGATTAAAGTATAAAAGATGAAAGTAtctttaatacatttaaataagtCTTTGGCAGGCACCACAAAAATGCCAAACTTAGCACAATCCATGGGGAAGGTCATTCTGCATATGACATGCTGTGATCAAAAAGGCACTCATCACTGAGTACGGCACCTGTTTTCAAATGGTGAAGATGAAAGTGGAAGACATGGACAGATTCATGAAGGAGAAGGCAGTCATTCAGATCCATGCTTCCCAAGGCATTTAGAATCTCAACGGTAACAGCCAGCATTTCACATTGTGTCCACAACATGGACTGTCAGCCTGTGCGATGGAACTGGTGGCACTGTATTGGATATTTGGATACTGATTCGCTGTTTAGATATTGGTCCCTGTAACTGTTCCCTGTTTAGTAATCTAAATAGCAAACAATGCTGCATTTCATAGTGACATTCTGGAGTTTCTGAAAAGCTTTCAAAGGTTTCTCTCTTGCAGTGAACTAATCTCAGGGATATGAAAGAATGAATAACTATGGCCAGGCATTCTCTGTCTGGGAGAATCACAGCGGGCATATAGAGATCACTTAATGGAAAGCATTGCATGTACAGACTATTTTAATCTGACAGATAATGTTAATTTGCCAGCAGCCATCGTACTGAAAACCAGGTTGTTTAAGAAGAGTGCAGCCCTATCCAGAAGAGATTGAGCATCATAGATGAATTATCTCCCCAAAGAGCCCCCATCTTAGAGGAACTGCACGTCAATTTACTGAGCCTTCTGCATTCCATTATTGATCTCACACATCAGTTGAGCACTTCTGCTGCCTCAGGGTTTTTTGGGAGATCTGTCCAAAAGAGAAAATATACAACATACTGATGACCAGGCTGGAGGTTTTTTGAGGGAGCTCTGCAGTGCCTAATGAACAATGTTCCTGTAATGCTTTGCCATTCCCATGGAGCCCAGAAAGCTCCATCTATGTCCTTCTCTATGTTGTAGAGAAAGCCTTAACAAACAACAGGTGTATATCCTGAAACTCCGCTGAGACCCtggatttattaattttttttaactgaaactaccagaattccagctggggaaattcctgctgaattctggcAGCTTTAGtagaaacaaatccaaaaatctcATGCCTCCTGACTCAGAATTTCCGGATCACCTCAGTCAGCCGTTTTATATACACATGAAACAGTCTTCAAGACCCTGAGGAATCTCATTTTACGAATGCCCATGTGGTCAAGCAGTTGTCTCCCAGCACCATGTTCTGTATTGAAGCATCAAAATAGAAGTGGAGCCACTGAATAACAGTGTGCCAGTCCTAGCAGCATATCCTGAATAATACCTTGGTTGTATAGGATGAAGGTCAAGGAGAATAAGCAGATTTGTCAGATTGGGTAAACTAATACTTGATCCTCccctaagagtcctacagaactttatagaccttcctggaaaaaaatcagaaggttGTGGTCATCACAGCCAGTATTTATCCCAATTAACCGTTAATTCAAAAATGAAACCAGTAAGCATTAATAATCATATCAGACTTCATCTGGATATCAAGGTAAAAGTCTTTTCACTGTTACAATAATTTCAGGCAACATcaacttgtctaattctacaagctatATTTCAAATTTCAGATATTGATGGATAGACGCTTCTACACTTCTGGCAAGTGGACGAACCAGTTTCCCTATCAAAACTGGGCCCAGAACCAGTTTCACAAAGGATAATTTATTGAGTTCTGTATTATCTGTAGAAATGTCAGTTCTGTAAAACACAGTCTTCTTAAAATGAGATTGCCGGAAATGTTTTGAGCACTAATATCTCacccttggtttgtttgtttccctcctACTTTGCAGCAACCTACATATGTTCAGGCTCTTTTTGATTTTGACCCTCAAGAGGAAGGTGAGCTGGGCTTCCGCCGTGGAGACTATATCCAGGTCATTGACAATTCTGATCCCAACTGGTGGAAGGGAGCCTGCCACGGACAGACAGGCATGTTTCCACGCAACTATGTGACCCCAGTGAATCGGAACATCTAGAGCAAATTATTAAagattatttaaggaaaaaaagagaaaacagtaaAGTACACATTCAGAATCTAACAGCAGCCAGTGATCTCCAGTCATCAGGCCATAAAATCTGAGTCACCCTCTTTGCATGAGGGGAGATACTTTTATTCACTCAGTATGGAACTTTGTGGGAAGGGGACAGGAGAAGGGTCCAATTTGTGCGCCAAACCTtaccttttaaattaaaatagataTTAACAGATTTCCTTGGTTTTCTGGGTGGGTGGGCCTTTTGCTCACATGTCCTTTCTCCCCTGACTCTGACAGAGCAGTTTATCAGTGCATGACATTATAATCTATATGAAGTCTGTACTATGCCATTCAACGAAAAAGggggaagctctgctggtgtgtGTTGTTAATGCGAACAGTGTTCATGAAGGGACTGAAAAAGGAGCCAGATTTATTAGCCAACTGAAAAATATTGCACACATGCCAATTCTGCTTTTGCCTTCAGTATTCTGCCTGGGTAAGACAGGGTCCTAATTTTCTTGTTTCCTTCCATCTGAAATCCCAGCAGCtccagaggagaaggaagatggCTTTAATTCCCCCCACAGGTTGCAGGGCTGTTCTGAGAAACCCTATCCTTCAGCCAGATCATGTTCTTATTAACCATGatagcttttttttaatttaagtgtGTGGTTGAGCACATTCTTCAACTTTTCCATTAGTGCCTTTCcctcattttctgttttttttttcaataaaaaggaCAGTAAAGAGCTTTCATATTTTCCTGCTTTTATGTAAATATTTAAGAAGTTGAATGGGAGGGTTGCAGCTTTATTAAATACAAAGATCTCCATAAACGAAGGGGAACTTTAAAATGTGTATAAGCATTTGATATTCTTTACTAGGTGAGGAAAGGCGTAGGTTTCTCTGTATGATGCAGGGCTAGAACCTGTGGCCAGGGGGCCTTGAGAAAGAAAGATTATCGCATCACTATGAAAAATGTGGCATATTGTCTCAAGCTGCCATATGGTGAAGATTGACTATTCTGGGATGTCCTGTGAAATCCATAGTTTCTCTATTACAGGGAGGCTTCAAGACATTGTGCTTAATTATACTTAATGTCTTAGAAATATTTGAACATGATGCTTGGTGATAAACAGTCCAGTTCTCCTGTATAGTTGGCTGGCTCACAGTCCATGACTagttctcccccccaaaaaaaggggggggaattggTATTTTTATTCGCCAGCAGGTTTCATTCTCTCTTCATGCCAGCAGTATCATAGTCGCAGGAGCCACATCTCTTCCTCCCAAGTTCACAGCAGGCTGTGTGAGCGATTGTATTTCAACCTGATGTCCCCTGATAAAAATTAATTTCACACTATTCATGGTCTTATGAATAGATTAGACTCAAGACAGGGAAGAACAACCTGCAGAGCTCTTGTGCCAATACTCaccttattttcttttgctgagCCACATGGTTGCAATGTTCATTCCAACAACAGATCCCAAAGCTACCGCAGAGATCTCCTCTTCCATCCAGATGGAGAAATCCGTGTGTTGGCAGGTGCCTTTTTATACTAGGTGTTGCAAATGTGTTACAGTATTCCTAAAATGGACTCTGCCTTACATTTATGTTTCTCCCagcaaatggaaacaaaacaaaagctatcCTGTAGTGAGTTAATTTCTTACCTGATCCTCACTAgctgtctttctctcccccctccacctactttcttctttttaaaatgattggaAAAGGAATCTATGGCATTCTACACTTGGACCATTTGATTGTTTTCTTATTTTGGAATTGGTGTATATCATGCAGCCTTGCAGACATAATgtgttgtgtgtatatatatattaaaatcaatgtttaaataaaaaaaacaggccTATGTACGTAATCCTTTAACTCAGCAGCAGCATTTGGTAGATAGTAATTAACTGTGAATAATAAATATACAATGAATTCTTCACTTGAATATCAGTGTGTTTTTCTGTTAATTTAATGATCTTTAGCAAGTCTAAAGAATGAGTAAGGTGGAAGATCTGTATATCTTTATAGACTAGCTTTCCTCTCAAGAGGCACTGTTGAAAATTTAATTCCCAAATGttgactccacagccaaataggcaagtcactgagatatccagccagcttccaGGACAGTATACACAGATTAATAGTGCTCATTTTGTAAATTCCACCAAAGCCCTTCAGTCAGGTCAATTTGGTTATGCTGTAAATATGCTGATTAATTGTTGAAACACAAGACAGGTAACAGGTCATCGATATGATCATGTCAGTTTTGTGCATGGAACCCACCCAATGCTCTTTCAGTCAGAACTCATGGGGACCAGGGGGTGGTGGTGTAGAGATGAGCAATACCTACTCTCACACTAGGTTAACACACATTGTGTTGCCTTCAGTTGTCTGGAAGACTGCCTTTTCTTAGCAAATTTACTAAGCTTGGATTTGTTTTGGGCAGAAATGCCTGTAACTGTTGACAGGATGACACAGACTTAAAAACATACTACTGTATTAGTATTCTGCTGATAGAAAACGTTCACACTTTTTGCATAAGCAAAGGGTATTTATTGCAAAACAAAACCTGAAATGACAAGATGGGGCAAAATTTAGTATACAGTGAGCAAAATCCTGTTATATGACTGCATCTGGCGCTGCTTTGAATGGACTGATAACATTTAACTTGTGCTTAATAAAGGCTTCCTATCCCTACATTTTAGGGTTCCAAGGCTCTCTTGGACTCCCTTTTGCCTTGgaaaagcctttgggagtcttgaAAAGGGAAGCCTTTAAGGGCCAAAAATTGGGGGTGCAGCAGTCCTAGTGTGCTGGCAGCAATCCAGCAGCACTTCCCCATCCTGAGGTCTCAAAGACTTCCCCAAGGCCAAAAAGAGCCcgagggagccttggaacctaaaacaAAGACAGGAGACTTGTAATTAAAGTAAAGCaaaagcaaggtgtgctgcttatatatggccccatagcacttcaagcactctgggcagtttacaagttaattatgcaggctacacattgccgcccccccagcgagctgggtactcattttactgacctcagaaggatagaaggctgagtcaaccttgagccagctacctgggattgaaccctgggtcgagcacagttttagctatagtacagcagtttaaccactgcaccacaaggcgtAAATTAATTGTTTCTGATACCCTGTCTAAGTTGCACCATGCACAAAGTTAtacaacaagattttgcccaataGATGGGCCCAAATTCCATATTTTATAACAATTTTATTCATAATAAttctcttcagtttctttctcatATTTTGTACTTATGGTGTTAGGGGGTCTGCTcgcttgcctgcctgctgtgGATTATGCTTTGAGCCATTATTCATGCCACTACATATCTTCTACTTTAAGCCTAACTTTGGCTTTGAATTCGTAAAAGATGCAGTCTCAAACTCATTAACCAGCACTGCAAAAATTGGTTTGAAGTATATTTTTTAGAAGTATTCCGCCCGCCCCTCTGCCGCTGGAAAATTTGCAAGTTGTTTTTGGCTTAAGGCCAGTGGAGCTATTGGCTATCTAAATCTACCGAGGAAAGGatctctatggggaaaaaattctgATGAGCAAGTTCCCAACTCTGTAGGACAATTATATTTTTACAAGCCAACCAAAAAGTGTACAGAGGCTCAGGAATGTGCAagctttcaaaaatgtatttcGTCCTCAAGCAAGATGTTGAAAGTAatgtggagagggaagaaaggggaTAAAAGGTTGATCTTTGCATGTTGTTTTAGGATGATAATGAGGAAGGGATGCTGGAAACAAAGAAGCTGGTCTTGCTGGGTGATTGAACAATGTTAGATTTCATCAGGGATAGCCCCATAGACTCCAGCAGAACTGGAAAGTGAGAAAATTCAGATCCTTCATCTTAAATAGAAGTCTCCCGTGAGGAACTCTGGGCTGCATCCATCCTGTCTGGCCACACAGGATTGTTAGTTGGTGCCACCTCTCCTACTTGGTTTTAACATCACACCTGATGAAACACTAATATTGTTAAAAGTCTGCACATTTTGTGTGCTTCTGCTACTTTTCTGATCAGCTTATAAAAGCATCGCTTCAGTAGGCAGTTTGGAATTGGTTTTGCACCAACAACAGCTATCACTGCTTTTGTTGTCACCACAAACACACTTCCTGTTCACTGAATTTGTTATCTCTGTCTCCATTCTTTTCCAGTGGTGTTCCACTTTGCATACAAAATCCTTTTTGAGGCAAATATGGTCTGTCTAAATGTCACATTCCATCTAAGCTTCTATTTAAGAAGTAAATCTACATACCTGCCTGCTGTGCTGTGTGCTGGCATCAGCCATCAAAAGGCATATGGCTCAAATTTTAATTCTTGGCTGCCTGTGCTTCATAAACTCTAAATTTAGGCAGTTGGTAACCACAGCAACAACACTCTAGCTGCCTACCCGTCTCCAATATTAAAGTAACGTATAGAACTTTATTTAGCCACAGAATTAACCTTTGCTGTGAgcagcacattaaaaaaatgcaatttgaTGCCTGTTTAGaattcagcatttttttaaatgaaggaataTGTTTCAGTAGGACCATCTCatgttgcagttcaaaatgatTATTCTCTATTGCAGTACTATTTTTTCTGCCATTATTACTCCTCTTATTCCTCTCTTCCCATCATTTATTATATATCTTAGAAGAGAATGGCATAACTATGTTCTTCTACATTCAGCCATGAGGACAGAAATAGCATCAGAATGTAAGGCATTTAGACAGCTTTCAAATAGAGACACCCTCCCTGCTTTTCACTGTGAACACAAAGATCAAAACTGCTGTGCCATTTGTTTCTAAATGTAACAGGCTGTTTCAGATGCAGGAGATAATCATCCTACAAAATGTATCAAATTAACAAGGTGAGATATTTTGTTAACAGAGATTGAGATGAAGttcattgtacagtatatggtatTAAAATACTTGCTCAACAATGAATGTAAATGCTTTCTACTTGGGTAACTGGATGATAGTCTACACAGCACCTTACATGATGGCTATGAGAATTCAGTGGGGTTATGTACACTCCCCTTGAGTTctgtacaaaagaaaacaaatcagatGTTATAGAGTAATAGCCTAACAGAAAAATTCACAGTAATATAAATATGACTGAACACTAATTAGAGCCCATCTCTAGATGTACTGTACATAATAGCTGTGGAACTATAGGTAATATAAACATGAAGGTAGCTGTGTTGATCCATACAACACGCACAAATGACTTTTATTAGGACCAGTTACAAATCCACAACAGTATGAAAGATTTCAAGTTATCCAGAAATaacaaagtcttgtggcaccttgaacaagctttgtttgaaatatattttcacGTTTTTTGTCTGCCTTCTGAAATTTTAAATCCGGTAACAAAAGCAGTAATAATAGCTGTAACAAGCACAAACAAACTGGATTCTACATTAATATATGTTCTACATGGATATGCATGAAATCGTCTGCTTACAGCAGGAGTTGCTTGCAGAAGAGTCCTACACTATGATAAGAATAGGGTGGACTGAACACCCCGGCCTCAAATTACTGATCAAAATGGATGAAGATTGCTGTATAATTTAGCCCTCTATGGAATTATCAATCAGGTGTGAACTAAAAATAGGCACCAAAAAGGTTGAGATGGTTGTTGTATTTGAACACTTCTCAGCAAAAGAGGGCAAACAAACATCTGTAATCTCATATCATTTCAAGACTTGTATCAAAATGTTGGGTCCATTTAGTGTGTATGGAAAAATTGTGTGGCTTCCTAATGAACAACACATACTTCCATCACTGTAAATCCTTTCTAAACCTTTGCCGAAGATTCATGCTGCTTATGTGTCAGTATGAATGACAGACACACACATCCATCACTGGGGTTGAGCAACATGCCAAGTGTTTGGCCTCCCCTCCAAATACACAGTGGTATTTGGAGGGGAcagtggctggacagtgtctgcgaagcaaccaacatgaatttgacccaactccaggaggcagtagaatttaggagggcctggcgtgctctggtccatggggtcacgaagagtcggacacgactaaacgactaaacaacaacaagaaaaatatgTCAGGTACTTCTTTCGGGAAATTGACCATCTTTCCCCCACAAAAGCTAAATATaaagaaaaggaacacaaacaTGATTAGAAGTAGTATGGGAAATTAACAACTGTGAGCTCTCTGTTAAGAACCAACAATGCCTTGTCCAAGAATGAGGAACGTGTGGCCTTTCAGAGACAGTCAGGTTGTACTTTCCATCAGCCCTTGTCAAGTCAGATAATGATGAGGGATGATGACAACTGCAGTTCAGCAGTACATGAAGGGTAGTATATCTCCTTGCtctattacagtactgtacagtacttgaaaaaatattaaataatctgTAATCAGAGCACATTACACTACATTGGTGACATTAAAAAGGAGAACATAATTTGCCAGCTGGCTGCACCTATCACAGGAAGTGTCCCATTAACACCCAGAAAATGTGCATTACTTATTATGCCTGTATAACTACGTAATTATTAATTGTGAAATATTTTAACAACAGCAGAGGAAGTGGATTGAAACGGTATGGCCATACTCTATAATCACAATAACAACAAGGGAAGGAGGATATTttattagccgcccagagtggtagaatataccagatgggcgggatataaatcaaataaataaataaataaataaatttcttcaaGGAATGCAACAAACTTTACTGAGCCATTTTTACAGCAGCCCTTTAAGATGGGGAAATATTAACCCCCATATTACAGATGCAGTGCTCTGAGACAGCAGACTGCCTATGAATTAGCTGAGTTTATTCTTTAgagaagacaggtgggcctggcgtgctctggtccatggggtcatgaagagttggacacgacttaacgactaaataataacaacaattacTTAGATGAAGTTTGTAACAGGCTCTCTTGCTTCATAGCTCACAATCTGCTATTCTGGCTCTGTGAATTATTGTCATGATATTCCCAGGTAGACTGCCATTTCTATAAAGGAGTAAGACtgagaagacctgggttcagattctTTACCAGGTGTCTTTGGGCCCAATACTATCCTTCTGCCAGTCTCTCCTACCTCATAATGTTGTGAGGCTGGAAATAGGGAGAAAGACCATGCATACGGCTTTAAATGCCCCAAATACTGTACGTTATATCAATTTAACAAACAGAAGAGATTTGGAAAGCTGGCATGGGGCATTTCAGGAACTGGAATGGGTTCTGTTGTCACCATCCCAAATTAAAACCATAGAGATTTTTATTACTTAAACAATACTATAGTTTATCGTACCTCTTCTTCAAGGAGCTCAAGGTAGCATGCACAtgggcatgtgtgtgcacacatctgCATGCgttcatatatacatacacacagctTTATCCTCACAACTATCTTGAGGAATATTGACTGGCCTGTGCCTCCCTGTAGCCCTTGAGCCAGGCATTCTAACCACATTTCACACATGTCCGAAAGTATCTAAGGATGGATACCCTCAAGAGACAGGCTTTAAAcaatgaccggggggggggggaataagcctCTGGTTTATGCATTTCTGTTCCCTAACAAGAAGGAGAAAAGGCTCATTAAAGGCGTAAATTCGTGAAGGCGAGAGGGTCCTCCGTGGTCCAGACTGAAGGGAGGAGAAATCCGAAAGGGTCGTCGGCGCAGGAGCAGGCGGCCGGAACCGGATCCCTCGGAAAGACTGGGTCCATAACCACCCCTAGCGACGCGGGCGGACTGGTCAGCGAGAGAGGGGCCAGCCACAGGTAGGGCAACCCCCTTCACGCAAGAGGGGACAAGGCGGCCAGGATCCTTGCGCCTCTCACGGGGCTTCGCGGGAGGGAAATAACGTCCGCCCGTCCCGCGTCGCCTCTGTCCTGACAACTGTCAGGGGCAGAGAGGAAGCC is a window encoding:
- the GRB2 gene encoding growth factor receptor-bound protein 2, whose translation is MEAVAKYDFKATADDELSFKRGDILKVLNEECDQNWYKAELNGKDGFIPKNYIEMKPHPWFFGKIPRAKAEEMLGKQRHDGAFLIRESESAPGDFSLSVKFGNDVQHFKVLRDGAGKYFLWVVKFNSLNELVDYHRSTSVSRNQQIFLRDIEQVPQQPTYVQALFDFDPQEEGELGFRRGDYIQVIDNSDPNWWKGACHGQTGMFPRNYVTPVNRNI